In Lolium rigidum isolate FL_2022 chromosome 3, APGP_CSIRO_Lrig_0.1, whole genome shotgun sequence, the genomic window cacttgcaccaatatcacatagaccataatagcaatgatcaccaattttaacgagatagcataggaacactagcttgtttgggtttattaggatgtgaaacaatattagaagcatcttcacgtaaaataatatgaccatcctctacattttcgagtcacaagatctttaacaattgcaacaacgaagttcaacttttatttgttcttcgagttctctaggtttcttttcacttttatgaaccgcactatttataacaagagtactctttcattttagcaggaaaaggagttttttcaatataagcttcgggaataacacgatcgcagctttcaactacaacacacttattaatagatgaatcaattttatctttatacggttcatgatacttatcaaaattcttcttaggcaattcataatgagaggcaaaagctttataaaggtttgcagcaacttgagaatcaagaccatatgtagcactcatattacgaaatgtatcgagtatccataaaagcttcaatgcatttataatcataaattatacccgattctctatctttgtcgttctcccaaccttcgagtattttcttggatccgatcaagaaggtcccttttaaactcttctttgttgcgtgtaaatgatccagaacaagaggtatccaacaaggtcttgtcttgaaaagaaagtcttgcatagaaattatcaataataatattaccaggaagctcatgaatggggcatttgagcattaaagacttcaatctccccaagcttgggcaatactctctccatcatgaggccagaaattatatatgcggttccgatctttgtgaatttcacttggaggataaaatttggaataaaataaaggcacaatgtcctcccagtcaagagaatcaccattcttcaacaatttataccaatgcgccgctttaccagacaacgatatagagaatagtttcttcctaacttcattcatagcaatacctgcacatttgaataacccgcataattcatgcaaaaacagtaaatgatcaccaggatggacagttccatccccttcatatatagcggttatccataacatgttcaataattttcataggtattttatatggtattacttcctcacctggcgcctcatccactaccgttgcagtagtagtagatttcccaaatagaaattgaagagaagatctctccataatgacttatagcaagcaggcaaaaataaaatcagcacaaacaagaaatgttttccttaccaattccgcttaccaatagcgcttcactcccggcaacggcgccgtgaaaatagtcttgatgacccacaagtatagggggtgtatcgtagtatcttcgataagtaagaatgtcgatcccaacgaggagcgataaggtgttgacgagcagttttgatgaaggattcactgtaaatgctcacagacaagtattcaggggattttgatgtaacagatgaataaagtacgagtaagtaaaatgcgagagaaataattgcagcgagtggcccaatcctttttagcacaaaggacaagccggtttgtttacttataatgaccaaacgttctcgaggacacacgggattttagtctagtgctttcgctacatacagttgattaatcttcattgttttgataagtgttgtgtgggtgaacctatgctaatgtaccgcccttcctaggactaatacatacttgtgattataccccttgcaagcatccgcaactacaagaaagtaattaagataaatctaaccacggccttaaactcgagatcccgcgatccctcccgcatcgatataccaacgggggtttaggtttcgtcactccggcaaccccgcaattggcaaacgagtacaagatgcattcccctaggcccataaatggtgaagtgtcgtgtagtcgacgttcacacgacaccactagaagaataacaccacaacttaaatatcataacattgaatattactcaaccatagttcactactaacaattagacttcacccatgtcctcaagaactaaacgaactactcacgagacatcatatggaacatgatcaaaggtgatatgatgatgaataacaatctgaacataaaccttggttcaatggtttcactcaatagcatcaataacaagtagaaatcgataccgggagagtttccctatcaaacaatcaagatcaaacccaaattgctacaacggtgacgatgtccagcggtggagatggcggtgatgatggtggagatgatgatgatggtgatggagatgatgtccagctcgatggcggtgacgatggcgtcgatttcctcctccgggagggaatttccccggcggattcccgcccgccggagagctctttctctccggtgttctccgccccgcgaggcggctgtaacccttcgtgaggattcctctcgtggcttaggtcttcgggacgaagggtttcgcgaagaaaaggaggcgaaagaggtcgaggggccccacaccacatggtggcgcggccgagccatgggccgcgccgccctatggtgtgggcccaccttgggtccacccggctcccccttccggctttctccgtcatctggaaaaataggattttctgtaaaacttccttccacagttgatcttccgaaatatcgcatcctgacggtgctttttccagcagaatcctggctccggtgctcaatctccaaatgatcataaaacatgcaaatagatgaaataacataagtattgtgtcccaatatgaaatatatcaatgaataacaacaaattatgatattaaatagtgatgcaaattggacgtatcaaccgacAGCCACGACGTACGAACGAAATTTGTATACAACACGAACTCGTTTCCCCCTCGAACTATCTATGAACAAAGGAACACGTATGaagcaacagaaaaaaaaaatcacaacccGTAAAACTTACCAATGGCATTAGGGGGTAATTTTTCTCCAAATTTCGGGGTAGTTTCAAGTTGGACGAAAATCTcgcaagaaaccttattttctttattattaggtatagattcaaatgcaaggaaaTATTATGTGCAATGCtcaaatattattttttgcatagcatattatagaaaatttagtgtcaAAAATTAGAATTTATAaaaaaataagccgataaatggctgaccgataaaatcgattaatcaacCGATAAGTGATTAATTCTTATTTCAAGGCcgaccgataagttaagattaatgatttcttgaacattgactCCATCCATCACTAAAAAGCTGCATAACTTTGTCTATAACAATAAAAACAATAGTCCAGGTTTTCAGAAAATCATTTTATATTAATATCAGGTACCTTGATAAAACGTCACCGCATACTCGCTACTATACCATAGGCAGCTGGAGTTCGATTTTGATCACGCCATATTCCTATATGTAAAGTGGAGAAAAAACGGTAGGTAAAGAACAAGAGAGTGGTCTCGTGCATGTCCTAATGCAGCGCTATCTTTTTTGGATGATCCGATATATTGCCGAATACGCATCACGGCAGATGTTGTTTTCTTGCTCAATGCAGTACGGCGGCGTTCTACAAATTATACAGGTTATGAAGCTTGGGCTTCCCACAGGGCTGCTTTCTTCTTCTTGGCCCGGGCGTCGGCGTACTCGCCGTAGGAGTAGGAGGCGAGGCCCCAGAGGGAGAGCACGAGCGCGACACCCTTTTCGCTGCTGAACTTctcgtggaggaggaggacgcccagCATCTCCGTCACCgggatgaaggcggcaatgaggaTTCCGGTGAGGAGCGTGTGGACGCAGAAGATGACGCCCACGGCGCCAAGGAAGAAGAACTGCCAGAAGATGGAGCTCCACACCAGCACCGTGTAGTAGCGTGCCTCTCCCAGCTCGAACGCCCGCGCTTCCCTCGCGATCGCCTGCACACACATATGCCAAACATCGATCAGACATTCAGTCCAGGCTTGTACGTGCGTCATTTTTCACACGTGGCAGGTATGATTAAGGGGAAGGGAAAATTAGACGAGCAAAAGCAAAAGCGTGCTTTGAATTTCTCTATATCTTGTGGCGTTGGCACTTATTAGTGGCTGCAGCTAGCGTAGCTCGATCACTATGATATGATTCCTTGGTCCCTGAAAATTGCGTGTTTCCACTTAAGCCGAAAGGCCGTTCGCGAAATGTAGCTTTTTTGAGGAAGCGAAATGTAGCTTTTATGTTGCAGCTGCGATGATGGCACATCACATCATCAACCATAGCTACCTACTATTACTTTGATTAATTTTTGAGGAAACGAAGGCACCACAGTGTTCCAGTGCACTGTACCTGGATCCTCACACGCGCACTAACTGAGAAATTACTTTACCCCACGCAGGACATCTTGTGCATCGGATCACTCTGCTTTGTTGCATGCCAATCAGTTTTAAAGTTTTAAAATACAATGAAACAAAGTGCACGAATCACAAAGCACTAAAATGAGGGAATCTAAGGCATGACCTCCCGTGCACCGAACAATCTTGCATTGCTGCACTAAGGATAGCATAGTGCTACTATCagagctagtatcatgcacattggtttcacaaaaatgctgatgtggttgctaattaaggaggaggagagagagatTACAATAACATAGGTACATataaaatttgcattgagatttaaaaaacaataaatatagaatgactatgatactacttcatgatactacccactatagagataatatcatgtactagtatcaCATGCACGATACTACATAATACTTGCCACTATGATCAGACTAAGGCTATCCACAATAAtaatatcataggtagtatcatgcattccatgcataTAAAAATTAATGTGTTATTACAATTAATGATAAGAGAGAtcatagtagtatcataggtaggtaCCATATCATACCACATATATCTGGAAAAATAAATgtgaaataaatcttgtacacatatttACCTAAAGATActacaaatcaataaatataaaaaaattatgatactagtatatgataccatgcattataGAGATAGTATTATCATATAAGTATCACGTGCATACATATTGTGACAAGTCTAACCAGCCTGATAAAACCATTAATTCCAGTGATTGCATGAAGGACGGGTAGCTAGAGCTTGGACGAAAACGAATTCATTAATATCTTGAGCATGATGTTGATGTGTGTCGACATCTGGAGGCTGAGATGCTCAAGCAATAATTTGATCCGGTAGAGAGAAGGACAAGGACGTGTGTGGGCACCTGGAAATCGTTATtgacgatcatgccgacggtgcagAAGGCGGTGGCGAAGAATCCCATGACCAGCTGCATCTCCACCACCAGCGCGTACGTCAGCACGCGGCCGCCGCTTGCGGCGCGCTTGTAGGTGAGCTCCACGAGCGGCAGCACGAGGCCGTACAGCGCGGCGGCGCCGAGGCTGAGAAAGAAGCCCATCCAATACTGGCCCTTGGTCACCCCTGCGGGGCGGTCGGACGAGGCGTGCAGGCCCAGCACCACGGCGCCGATGGTGATCAGCGCGACGGCGTTCAGGGAGAAGGCCGTCAGCCGCTGCCGCACGATGAGG contains:
- the LOC124699009 gene encoding purine permease 3-like is translated as MDVEEAPKDTGTPPAQHGRGKAMHRLLVALNCGMLILGTTGGPLLSRLYFSKGGHRQWLAAWLETGGWPLLLIPVVASYLTRRSRDPSAPLLLTRPRWILLAAAALGVATGADDFLYAYGLSYVPVSTSAILISTQLAFTVLFAFLIVRQRLTAFSLNAVALITIGAVVLGLHASSDRPAGVTKGQYWMGFFLSLGAAALYGLVLPLVELTYKRAASGGRVLTYALVVEMQLVMGFFATAFCTVGMIVNNDFQAIAREARAFELGEARYYTVLVWSSIFWQFFFLGAVGVIFCVHTLLTGILIAAFIPVTEMLGVLLLHEKFSSEKGVALVLSLWGLASYSYGEYADARAKKKKAALWEAQAS